The following proteins are co-located in the Candidatus Izemoplasmatales bacterium genome:
- the pulA gene encoding type I pullulanase: MDDLRKFFCYLDDFDCLTIIVPLRNYRDSNSYRLEGDDETVDLEIVEKINLGVEVKLVAQFDAYITLNRIYRVIDDDGISSELYTGKIVRTDLFDNIYAYKKNDLGFTYTPQSTKFKIWTPVAKKVTLELVSPDGATVFHDVPYRNQGVWRLVVEGDLDRWRYRYRVYVNGAEKIVNDPYAVASDANGNYAFVVDRAKFRKMEHPFAFSGDPLDAIVYETSVRDFTIDPAIGAKHPGKFLGLAETGLKTPAGNPAGLDYLASLGITHVQLMPVFDFDGIDENDPGDDYNWGYNPQQYDVPEGWFATDPNDPYKRIDEFRTAIDALHAKGIGVVMDVVFNHVFDQYSFPFELLVPGYAYHVDRQGIYTNVSGCHNDLATHRKMVRKLIIDSTLFWATEYKIDGFRFDLMGLIDVETMNELRQELHELDERILVYGEGWKMHSGNMADRMAHMMNKNVIYTIGFFNDRFRETIKGKTFDAKVPGFATGDPSDFDTVREMLLGSAANRFMFKYASQSVNYVECHDNLTFFDKCLSLTDDVGRIARWERLATAMVLFAQGMPFIHSGQEFCRTKGGDENSFVSGDAVNRIDWSRADAFHDEVDFFRAAARIRRDNRGFRLKASSELLQDADVIRLKSQSVLYALNDGAALLIVFKPLAAPETVVVPASYRPILGAAVETDAAGSWTLPDIGAYVFQKRDE; this comes from the coding sequence ATGGACGACCTTAGGAAATTCTTCTGCTACCTCGACGACTTCGACTGCCTCACGATCATCGTCCCCCTCAGGAACTACCGCGACAGCAACTCCTACCGCCTCGAAGGCGACGACGAGACCGTCGACCTCGAGATCGTCGAGAAGATCAACCTCGGCGTCGAGGTCAAGCTCGTCGCCCAGTTCGACGCCTACATCACCCTGAACCGGATCTACCGCGTCATCGACGACGACGGGATCAGTTCCGAACTCTATACCGGCAAGATCGTCCGCACCGACCTCTTCGACAACATCTACGCCTACAAGAAGAACGACCTCGGCTTCACCTACACGCCGCAGTCGACCAAGTTCAAGATCTGGACGCCGGTCGCGAAGAAGGTCACGCTCGAACTCGTGAGTCCGGACGGCGCGACCGTCTTCCACGACGTCCCCTACCGCAACCAGGGCGTCTGGCGGCTCGTCGTCGAGGGCGACCTCGACCGCTGGCGTTACCGCTACCGCGTCTACGTGAACGGCGCCGAGAAGATCGTGAACGACCCCTATGCGGTCGCCTCCGACGCCAATGGCAACTACGCCTTCGTCGTCGACAGGGCGAAGTTCCGGAAGATGGAACATCCCTTCGCCTTCTCCGGCGACCCGCTCGACGCGATCGTCTACGAGACGAGCGTGCGCGACTTCACGATCGACCCCGCGATCGGGGCGAAGCATCCCGGCAAGTTCCTCGGCCTCGCCGAGACCGGCCTGAAGACCCCCGCCGGGAATCCCGCGGGCCTCGACTACCTCGCCTCGCTCGGGATCACCCACGTGCAGCTGATGCCCGTCTTCGACTTCGACGGCATCGACGAGAACGATCCCGGCGACGACTACAACTGGGGCTACAACCCCCAGCAGTACGACGTCCCCGAAGGCTGGTTCGCGACCGATCCGAACGATCCCTACAAGCGCATCGACGAATTCCGGACGGCGATCGACGCGCTCCACGCGAAGGGCATCGGCGTCGTCATGGACGTGGTGTTCAACCACGTCTTCGACCAGTATTCCTTCCCGTTCGAACTGCTCGTTCCCGGCTACGCCTACCACGTCGACCGCCAGGGGATCTACACGAACGTCTCCGGCTGCCACAACGACCTCGCCACCCATCGCAAGATGGTCCGCAAGCTGATCATCGACTCGACCCTCTTCTGGGCGACCGAGTACAAGATCGACGGCTTCCGCTTCGACCTGATGGGGCTGATCGACGTCGAGACGATGAACGAACTCCGGCAGGAACTCCACGAGCTCGACGAGCGCATCCTCGTCTACGGCGAAGGCTGGAAGATGCATTCCGGGAACATGGCCGACCGGATGGCGCACATGATGAACAAGAACGTGATCTACACGATCGGCTTCTTCAACGACCGCTTCCGCGAGACGATCAAGGGCAAGACCTTCGACGCGAAGGTTCCGGGTTTCGCCACCGGCGACCCGAGCGACTTCGACACCGTGCGCGAGATGCTCCTCGGGAGCGCCGCGAACCGCTTCATGTTCAAATACGCCTCGCAGTCGGTGAACTACGTCGAATGCCACGACAACCTGACCTTCTTCGACAAGTGCCTGTCGCTCACCGACGACGTCGGACGCATCGCCAGATGGGAGCGGCTCGCGACCGCGATGGTGCTCTTCGCCCAGGGGATGCCCTTCATCCATTCCGGTCAGGAGTTCTGCCGCACCAAGGGCGGCGACGAGAACTCCTTCGTGTCGGGCGACGCCGTGAACCGGATCGACTGGTCGCGGGCGGACGCGTTCCACGACGAGGTCGACTTCTTCCGAGCCGCCGCCCGGATCCGCAGGGACAATCGGGGCTTCCGCCTCAAGGCCAGCTCGGAACTCCTCCAGGACGCCGACGTGATCCGGCTGAAGTCGCAGTCGGTGCTCTACGCGCTCAACGACGGCGCCGCGCTGTTGATCGTCTTCAAGCCGCTTGCGGCGCCGGAGACGGTCGTCGTTCCCGCTTCCTACCGTCCGATCCTCGGCGCCGCCGTCGAGACGGACGCCGCCGGTTCCTGGACGCTTCCCGACATCGGCGCCTACGTCTTCCAGAAACGAGATGAATGA
- a CDS encoding CCA tRNA nucleotidyltransferase, with product MSEYLEIGRKVLARLNENGHLAYFVGGFVRDFLLGTVSSDIDVATSATPAEVTRLFPGTKATGIRFGTVTVFLDDRPFEVTTFRSEGGYADARHPDAVGFVDSLAEDLKRRDFTVNALAMDAAGTIRDDFGGKADLEHGILRAIGDPRKRFAEDALRILRAFRFVAKLDFTIEPDTLAGIRESADLLEKVSSERVLQELKYIVRGPHADKAYAAMAVSGVLDILRPIAAGVRFLAARGPVKLSFEEFAALCFSLGDGSIPADWRLSNRERQTIARIMDLVDVTAADPFDVLQVYVNGLDLCLAANAVNASLDPARDQEAAIRGIHEALPIRRVCDLAFKGDDILRDTPLTDARVIGGIVDELVDLVLHGRLKNEYGPLREHALGMIRRMGERHDGRP from the coding sequence ATGAGCGAATATCTCGAAATCGGCCGGAAAGTGCTGGCCAGACTGAACGAAAACGGACATCTTGCATACTTCGTGGGCGGTTTCGTCCGCGATTTTTTGCTGGGGACGGTTTCGTCGGACATCGACGTCGCGACCTCTGCGACGCCCGCCGAAGTCACCCGCCTGTTCCCGGGGACGAAGGCGACGGGAATCCGCTTCGGCACCGTCACGGTCTTCCTCGACGACCGGCCGTTCGAAGTCACGACCTTCCGCAGCGAAGGGGGATACGCCGACGCCCGCCATCCCGACGCCGTCGGCTTCGTCGATTCGCTCGCCGAGGACCTGAAGCGCCGCGACTTCACCGTGAACGCCCTCGCTATGGATGCGGCCGGAACGATCCGCGACGATTTCGGCGGAAAGGCCGACCTCGAGCATGGGATCCTGCGTGCGATCGGCGACCCGCGCAAACGCTTCGCCGAGGATGCGCTCCGCATCCTGCGCGCGTTCCGCTTCGTCGCCAAACTCGACTTCACGATCGAGCCGGACACGCTCGCCGGCATCCGCGAGAGCGCCGACCTGCTCGAGAAGGTCTCGAGCGAGCGCGTCCTCCAGGAACTCAAGTACATCGTCCGCGGTCCGCACGCCGACAAGGCGTACGCCGCGATGGCCGTTTCCGGCGTCCTCGACATCCTGCGGCCGATCGCCGCCGGGGTCCGCTTCCTCGCGGCGCGCGGTCCCGTGAAGCTGTCCTTCGAGGAGTTCGCCGCCCTCTGCTTTTCCCTCGGCGACGGGTCGATTCCCGCCGATTGGCGTCTGTCGAACCGCGAGCGCCAGACGATCGCACGGATCATGGATCTCGTCGACGTGACGGCCGCCGATCCCTTCGACGTGCTTCAGGTCTATGTGAACGGTCTCGACCTCTGTCTCGCGGCCAACGCCGTGAACGCGAGCCTCGATCCGGCGCGCGACCAGGAGGCGGCGATCCGCGGGATCCACGAGGCCCTGCCGATCCGGCGGGTCTGCGACCTCGCCTTCAAGGGCGACGACATCCTCCGCGACACGCCGCTCACCGACGCGCGCGTGATCGGCGGGATCGTCGACGAACTGGTCGATCTGGTTCTGCACGGCCGGCTCAAGAACGAATACGGACCGCTCCGCGAGCATGCCCTCGGCATGATCCGGCGGATGGGAGAGCGACACGATGGACGACCTTAG
- a CDS encoding YigZ family protein has translation MRSIQAATVVETTVSKSRFIAHVAPVRCAADAAAFLAEVKRLHPDATHHCHAHVLGADGSVHRASDDGEPGGTAGTPMLETIRRTGMTDVCAVVVRYFGGVKLGAGGLARAYAGAVRAALAAARPTDPVRYLRMETSAPPASAGIVEHILRETAIELSAAYGEPTVFRFLVRDRDADALRERLVRIEAVATAESGADIRYE, from the coding sequence ATGCGTTCGATCCAGGCTGCGACCGTCGTCGAGACGACGGTATCCAAATCCCGCTTCATCGCCCATGTCGCACCCGTGCGGTGCGCCGCGGACGCCGCCGCGTTCCTCGCGGAGGTCAAGCGTCTTCATCCCGATGCGACCCACCACTGCCATGCCCACGTCCTCGGCGCCGACGGCTCCGTCCACCGCGCCTCCGACGACGGCGAACCGGGCGGGACGGCGGGCACGCCGATGCTCGAGACGATCCGCCGGACGGGCATGACCGACGTATGCGCCGTCGTCGTGCGCTATTTCGGCGGCGTCAAGCTCGGCGCCGGCGGGCTCGCGCGGGCGTATGCCGGAGCGGTCCGGGCCGCGCTTGCGGCCGCCCGGCCGACGGACCCCGTCCGCTACCTGCGGATGGAGACGTCCGCCCCGCCGGCATCGGCCGGCATCGTCGAGCACATTCTCCGGGAGACCGCGATCGAACTGTCCGCCGCCTACGGCGAACCGACCGTCTTCCGCTTTCTTGTCCGCGACCGCGACGCCGACGCCCTCCGGGAACGCCTGGTCCGGATCGAAGCCGTCGCGACGGCGGAATCGGGCGCCGACATCCGCTATGAATGA